Proteins encoded in a region of the Ralstonia pseudosolanacearum genome:
- a CDS encoding ABC transporter permease, which yields MSAIPQIRPGRWTGFRTLLYKEVLRFWKVSFQTVAAPVLTALLYLLIFGHVLEDHVQVFGQISYTAFLIPGLVMMSVLQNAFANSSSSLIQSKITGNLVFIMLPPLSHWEMFGAYVVASVIRGLAVGAGVLVVTAWFAHLHFAQPLWIIVFAILGAAVLGTLGLIAGIWAEKFDQLAAFQNFLIVPATFLAGVFYSIHSLPPFWQAVSHANPFFYMIDGFRYGFFGVSDVPVAISLGVMVIALVVVGGIALQMLRTGYKLRH from the coding sequence ATGAGCGCCATTCCGCAGATTCGCCCGGGCCGCTGGACCGGCTTCCGCACGCTGCTGTACAAGGAAGTGCTGCGCTTCTGGAAGGTCAGCTTCCAGACCGTGGCCGCGCCGGTGCTGACCGCGCTGCTGTACCTGCTGATCTTCGGCCACGTGCTGGAAGACCACGTGCAGGTGTTCGGCCAGATCAGCTATACCGCCTTCCTGATTCCCGGCCTGGTGATGATGAGCGTGCTGCAGAACGCGTTCGCCAACAGCTCGTCGTCGCTGATCCAGTCGAAGATCACGGGCAACCTGGTGTTCATCATGCTGCCGCCGCTGTCGCACTGGGAGATGTTCGGCGCGTACGTGGTCGCCTCGGTGATCCGCGGGCTGGCGGTGGGCGCGGGCGTGCTCGTCGTGACGGCGTGGTTTGCCCACCTGCACTTCGCGCAGCCGCTGTGGATCATCGTTTTCGCCATCCTGGGCGCGGCCGTGCTCGGGACGCTGGGGCTGATCGCCGGCATCTGGGCCGAGAAGTTCGACCAGCTCGCGGCGTTCCAGAATTTCCTGATCGTGCCGGCCACCTTCCTGGCGGGCGTGTTCTATTCGATCCATTCGCTGCCGCCGTTCTGGCAGGCGGTGTCCCACGCCAACCCGTTCTTCTACATGATCGACGGCTTCCGCTACGGCTTCTTCGGGGTGTCCGATGTGCCGGTGGCGATCAGCCTCGGCGTGATGGTGATCGCGCTGGTCGTGGTGGGGGGGATCGCCCTGCAGATGCTCCGCACGGGCTACAAGCTGCGCCATTGA